In a single window of the Debaryomyces hansenii CBS767 chromosome A complete sequence genome:
- a CDS encoding DEHA2A09526p (weakly similar to uniprot|Q5YCZ3 Candida albicans BNI4), whose amino-acid sequence MSGSGISNQDNFEDFLLSNQFYVGPSNSQNHITNLRKSVQIPNSMSNTSIHAGLSNESVGANQQRTSIMKVSPSMKALESILSEKNNSAPAIVSERIVEEDEDQGQFPPSSGLSANYTTEDPNRGSTYSVQTFETAHSENSFSDTINMNANESLHKSQKSMSTIDDGYNTNDDTPVLVNPAQFQTFTQVNGSNKNSIHPIRVVHESSVEDLDGQSTDVSNGTLDNKDIEQDDTLVGNEGVLKSQYEQQQQKFKQRQKELVEEQRIQRELQQKEAEIQELKKQRDAQEQRKQKEFFELEQKKHEQQTITNPVSSLLLPETGKAVKKPAVKQQEKGSSINTTTAYPEPLKRSPHTRSNSTFSLSFTKNKEQPPLPGTHKRSSTFSDLSAVSKGAEKPSTAKRFSFKNLFKSRSKTTKNEDDDLVSKPRKLSSKSYSTPNIAGFNNEPNVIEGAKKMTTTNKNRKSEKVVSGSYDKQSPLPQPPQEKPSHKPSMSSSASLLSVFKKDKTSEISSKSIKSENQEQVSKKAKPNQNDVEEEEEEEEEEEEEEEEVTPTTNFLNKNPSNSIPNVNFIREVNDDDYNPNKNYPTPTITETNYDNNNIISNHNSQTLKSKEVEASNDELLIPESDTLLNNDSLFGSPFKVDYRPSTNTPKLETPHNKLTSLSKEEKSKAKPDVNDQLLGETLFPKSLSVQEVESIVSLERSRSMRSIKSNKRNSFINYDGSDENIIQYGGTRTNSPNLDSTNMSRSNSILKNSNSKKNLNVENMNSINAQMLNDESMENYDDLIEFTDYIDLDNLDFSISPKEIVEKSPVIMSSSPSLLSEKFDSFQQKNQQPLMNGYVDNKLSGSSDKEFDSSSIQEIPPPVGYLRPSEAPPIILNTPPPSQDDDPEQHILLSQTDEEQAKVPVEEIESNEPVQGPLTPNLEIINATQIPESPESINDSAEPTNLVEKSPILATSYQNSPMVNENGKNIMNNRPISMSFRGLKGPSFGGKLAMHDLRSSDSHQSFNMSFGDEEVDEEENSHEARVSEVGGGFGSSDEEDDDSFDRAEDKENEYSNPVIAHQQVSSKFGQENNFSPLAPPHPLPIFTHNKIPSISSNSSSPKSFSSMFSRKFKKSPTIQSSARAAAIKNEVRFSSRIILYDTYNCDEYDRHPDNATCNQLTPALAQQIKDELNDFKSEMSIHEHSRCHTHFF is encoded by the coding sequence ATGAGTGGGTCAGGGATTTCCAATCAGGATAACTTTGAGGACTTTTTGTTGAGTAACCAATTTTATGTGGGACCATCAAATTCCCAGAACCATATCACCAACTTGAGAAAGTCGGTACAGATACCAAATTCGATGTCAAATACGTCAATACATGCTGGCTTGAGCAACGAGCTGGTGGGTGCAAACCAACAGAGAACTAGCATTATGAAGGTATCACCTTCGATGAAAGCGTTGGAAAGTATTCTTTCggaaaaaaataattcgGCGCCGGCAATCGTTTCAGAAAGAATTGTagaggaagatgaagaccAAGGACAATTCCCCCCTAGTTCGGGGTTGTCGGCTAACTATACTACCGAAGATCCAAATCGAGGGTCGACCTACTCGGTGCAAACTTTCGAAACGGCCCATTCTGAAAATTCGTTTAGTGATACTATTAATATGAATGCTAACGAATCACTTCATAAAAGCCAGAAGTCCATGAGTACGATTGACGATGGGTATAACACTAACGATGATACACCAGTTCTCGTGAATCCGGCACAATTTCAAACATTCACACAGGTCAATGGATCTAACAAGAATTCCATACATCCAATCAGGGTTGTACATGAATCGTCTGTAGAAGACCTAGACGGACAATCGACCGATGTATCAAACGGAACCTTAGATAACAAAGACATTGAACAGGATGATACGTTAGTAGGAAATGAAGGAGTACTCAAAAGTCAATACgaacaacaacagcaaaaATTCAAGCAGAGGCAAAAGGAGTTAGTTGAAGAACAAAGAATTCAAAGAGAGTTGCAACAAAAGGAAGCGGAGattcaagaattaaagaaacaaagagATGCTCAAGAgcaaagaaaacaaaagGAATTTTTTGAACTTGAACAAAAAAAGCATGAACAACAAACTATTACAAACCCAGTTTCTAGTTTATTGCTTCCTGAAACAGGCAAAGCGGTGAAGAAGCCAGCTGTAaaacaacaagaaaaggGTTCTTCGATTAATACTACTACCGCCTATCCCGAACCGTTGAAGAGATCTCCCCATACTAGATCTAATTCAACGTTTTCCTTGTCATTTACAAAGAACAAAGAACAACCCCCATTACCAGGAACTCATAAGAGAAGTAGCACATTTAGCGATTTATCAGCTGTTTCTAAAGGTGCAGAGAAACCTTCAACCGCAAAAAGATTTAGCTTCAAGAACTTATTTAAATCCAGGTCGAAGACTACCAAAAACGAAGATGACGACCTAGTGTCGAAGCCAAGAAAGTTAAGTTCAAAATCCTATTCTACTCCAAATATCGCAGGCTTCAATAATGAACCAAATGTGATAGAAGGAGCGAAGAAAATGACAACGACCAACAAGAATAGAAAGAGTGAAAAGGTAGTATCAGGCTCTTATGATAAACAGTCCCCATTACCTCAACCACCACAAGAGAAACCTTCTCATAAACCTTCAATGTCTTCAAGTGCCTCGCTTTTAAGTGTTTTCAAGAAAGATAAAACGTCTGAAATTTCATCAAAGCTGATCAAATCAGAAAATCAAGAACAAGTATCGAAGAAGGCAAAACCTAATCAAAATGATGTcgaggaagaagaagaagaagaagaagaagaagaagaagaagaagaagaagttacCCCAACTactaatttcttgaataaaaaCCCATCCaattcaattccaaatgTAAACTTTATCAGAGAAGTTAACGATGATGATTACAATCCAAACAAAAATTACCCGACACCAACAATTACTGAGACCaattatgataataataatataattagtAACCATAATTCTCAAACGTTAAAGTCTAAGGAGGTTGAGGCCAGTAATGACGAATTGTTGATACCAGAGAGTGATACtttgttgaataatgatagcTTGTTTGGATCACCATTTAAAGTTGATTACAGGCCTTCAACGAATACTCCTAAACTTGAAACCCCtcataataaattaacaaGCCTCAGTAAAGAAGAGAAGCTGAAGGCCAAACCGGATGTAAACGATCAATTACTAGGCGAAACTCTCTTTCCAAAATCATTGAGTGTACAGGAAGTGGAGAGTATTGTTTCTTTAGAAAGATCAAGATCCATGAGATCAATAAAATCCAATAAAAGAAActcatttattaattacGATGGGAGTGATGAGAACATTATCCAGTATGGCGGCACTAGAACAAATTCCCCAAATTTAGATTCCACTAATATGAGTAGATCGAATAGTATCCTCAAGAATTctaattcaaagaaaaactTAAATGTCGAAAACATGAATTCAATCAACGCCCAGATGCTCAATGATGAATCCATGGAAAATTATGACGATCTCATCGAGTTTACAGATTATATTGACCTTGACAATTTGGATTTTTCCATTTCTCCAAAGGAAATCGTCGAGAAATCACCAGTTATCATGTCCTCTTCTCCTTCTTTACTTTCGGAAAAATTTGATCTGTTTCAACAAAAGAATCAACAACCATTAATGAATGGAtatgttgataataaacTTAGCGGCTCATCAGACAAAGAGTTCGACAGTAGTTCCATTCAAGAGATTCCACCTCCAGTAGGATATTTAAGACCTTCTGAGGCTCCaccaataattttaaatactCCACCACCCAGCCAAGACGATGATCCTGAACAGCATATACTCTTATCCCAAACCGACGAAGAACAAGCAAAAGTTCCCGTGGAAGAAATTGAGTCTAATGAACCTGTTCAAGGTCCTCTAACTCctaatttggaaattattaatgCCACTCAAATTCCAGAATCCCCAGAATCAATCAACGATTCGGCCGAACCAACTAATTTAGTTGAAAAATCGCCTATCTTGGCAACTTCATACCAGAACTCGCCCATGGTAAATGAGAACGGCAAAAACATAATGAATAATAGGCCAATATCGATGTCATTCAGGGGACTTAAAGGACCATCTTTCGGTGGGAAGTTAGCAATGCATGATTTAAGAAGTTCTGATTCTCACCAATCATTCAATATGTCCTTTGGAGATGAAGAGGTGGATGAAGAGGAAAATTCTCATGAAGCACGAGTTTCCGAAGTAGGCGGTGGATTTGGATCAAGTGATGAAGAGGACGATGATTCCTTCGACAGAGCTGAAGATAAGGAAAATGAATACAGTAATCCAGTGATTGCACACCAACAAGTATCGTCGAAATTCGGCCAAGAGAATAACTTCTCTCCGTTGGCCCCTCCTCATCCTTTACCAATATTCACCCATAACAAGATACCACTGATCTCAAGTAATAGTTCGAGTCCTAAGTCGTTTAGTTCGATGTTTTCTCGCAAATTTAAGAAATCGCCTACTATACAAAGTAGTGCAAGAGCTGCCGCAATTAAAAATGAGGTTAGATTCTCATCGAGAATTATCTTGTATGATACCTACAACTGTGATGAATACGACAGGCATCCCGACAATGCTACGTGTAATCAATTGACTCCAGCATTGGCTCAACAAATAAAGGATGAGTTGAATGATTTCAAGAGCGAAATGTCAATCCATGAACATTCCCGTTGTCACACacatttcttctaa
- a CDS encoding DEHA2A09548p (no similarity): MSEYPEYINGEPPVITLEEYDVAPWGKTTCVDSRPDGYVIVIMEKPEVVVARIDKSGDETLDKIFRSAKQTHAEQSAK, translated from the coding sequence ATGTCTGAGTACCCAGAATATATTAACGGTGAACCACCGGTTATAACTTTAGAAGAATATGACGTTGCTCCATGGGGCAAAACAACTTGTGTTGATTCAAGACCTGATGGATATGTTATCGTAATCATGGAAAAGCCAGAGGTAGTTGTTGCTAGAATCGATAAAAGCGGTGATGAAACTTTGGATAAGATCTTCAGAAGTGCTAAACAAACTCACGCAGAGCAAAGTGCTAAATAA
- a CDS encoding DEHA2A09570p (similar to uniprot|P53859 Saccharomyces cerevisiae YNL232W CSL4 Subunit of the exosome) — protein MPHEQKFAIPGQYIIPTHKVAAEKVVEKYVPGKGTTISSIDVEADQVKSIPVIVATIIGKIVIREIVVSDKEDEKDEADSKDSHIKIKNFVVNVIPKSNTYMQYQEEVGEEAIPEVGNISINLPQEGDVVLARITRLNPRQAFCEILTVEGHGNVLNDSGLGANGENAHRSIPAGGGSQSLSSHTTIASQASSINAVASDLGETFKGIIRTQDVRSTDRDRVKIIECFKPGDIVRAVIISLGDGSNYYLSTAKNDLGVVFARSEGGAGGLMYAVDWQNMICPETGVIEKRKCAKPFTS, from the coding sequence ATGCCTCATGAACAGAAGTTTGCTATTCCAGGGCAATACATAATACCAACACATAAAGTTGCTGCTGAAAAAGTGGTCGAAAAATATGTTCCAGGTAAAGGTACAACCATATCGTCAATAGATGTTGAAGCAGATCAGGTCAAATCAATTCCAGTTATTGTTGCCACTATAATAGGTAAGATTGTAATCAGAGAAATAGTCGTTAGTGATAAAGAAGACGAAAAGGACGAAGCTGACTCTAAAGACAGTCATATtaaaatcaagaattttgtGGTGAATGTGATTCCAAAATCGAATACTTACATGCaatatcaagaagaagtGGGAGAAGAAGCAATACCAGAGGTTGGGAATATATCTATCAATCTTCCACAAGAAGGAGATGTTGTGCTAGCACGTATTACTAGGTTAAATCCGAGACAAGCGTTTTGCGAGATTTTAACAGTTGAGGGACATGGAAATGTATTAAACGACTCTGGCTTGGGAGCCAACGGCGAAAACGCCCATAGGTCAATCCCAGCTGGGGGTGGTTCTCAAAGTTTAAGCTCGCATACAACTATAGCATCGCAGGCATCGCTGATAAACGCGGTGGCTTCAGACTTGGGTGAAACTTTCAAAGGTATAATTAGAACCCAAGATGTGAGACTGACCGATAGAGATAGAGTCAAAATCATAGAATGTTTTAAGCCAGGTGATATAGTGAGGGCTGtaattatatcattagGAGATGGATCAAACTACTATTTGAGTACTGCTAAAAATGACCTTGGAGTGGTTTTCGCTAGGAGCGAAGGGGGTGCTGGTGGGCTTATGTATGCCGTTGATTGGCAAAATATGATCTGCCCAGAAACAGGTGTAATAGAGAAACGAAAGTGTGCCAAACCTTTTACAAGTTAA
- a CDS encoding DEHA2A09592p (similar to uniprot|P53860 Saccharomyces cerevisiae YNL231C PDR16 Phosphatidylinositol transfer protein), with amino-acid sequence MFSKLRGKDSKTETKKEQKVLGEKLYLPLTKASSKCTIPEAIGLNGEEQEKYDKVLKYFQQEDFKVAVSEANQKDKDSSKYKELSESEKAWLTRECFLRYLRATKWHYEDTISRIELTLAWRREFGIAGCYDSENEVNGKLCSPENETGKEVILGYDNDTRPCLYLKPGRQNTKTSLRQVQHMVYMLERVIDYMPSGQDSLALLIDFKASPLGTEGGKIPPVGTGRQVLHILQTHYPERLGKALLTNIPWLGWTFLKIIHPFIDPLTREKLVFDQPFPEYVPIEQLDKDFGGDLNFEYDHEKYWPEMIKIAESNKQKYMKRFENFGSKIGLSEYDLRGESEELVYPVA; translated from the coding sequence ATGTTTTCAAAGTTAAGAGGTAAAGATTCTAAAACCGAGACTAAGAAGGAACAGAAAGTTTTGGGAGAAAAGTTATACCTTCCATTAACTAAGGCTTCTTCTAAATGTACAATTCCTGAAGCGATCGGGCTTAACGgtgaagaacaagaaaaatatgataaagttttgaaatatttccaGCAGGAAGACTTCAAGGTCGCTGTGAGTGAAGCTAACCAGAAGGATAAGGATAGTTCCAAGTACAAGGAATTGAGCGAGTCGGAAAAAGCGTGGTTGACGAGAGAATGCTTTCTCCGGTATTTGCGGGCCACCAAATGGCACTATGAAGATACTATTAGCCGGATTGAGCTTACTCTTGCGTGGAGACGTGAGTTTGGTATTGCTGGGTGCTACGACTCGGAAAACGAGGTTAATGGGAAATTGTGCTCTCCAGAGAACGAAACGGGGAAGGAAGTTATCTTGGGATATGATAACGATACCAGACCGtgtttatatttgaagCCGGGACGTCAAAATACAAAGACGTCCTTGAGACAGGTTCAGCACATGGTATACATGTTAGAAAGAGTTATAGATTACATGCCTTCGGGCCAGGATTCGTTGGCGTTGTTGATAGACTTCAAGGCCTCGCCTCTTGGTACCGAAGGAGGAAAGATTCCACCGGTGGGTACGGGGAGACAGGTGTTGCATATCTTACAAACACATTATCCAGAGAGATTGGGTAAGGCATTGTTGACCAATATTCCATGGTTGGGATGGACGTTCTTGAAGATTATACATCCATTTATCGATCCATTAACGAGAGAAAAATTGGTTTTCGATCAGCCTTTCCCAGAGTATGTTCCAATAGAGCAGTTGGATAAGGATTTTGGAGGTGACCTTAATTTCGAATACGACCACGAGAAATACTGGCCTGAAATGATCAAAATTGCTGAAAGTAATAAGCAAAAGTACATGAAGAGATTCGAAAATTTTGGTTCCAAGATCGGTTTATCAGAATATGATTTAAGAGGCGAAAGTGAAGAATTGGTTTATCCAGTTGCATAA
- a CDS encoding DEHA2A09614p (weakly similar to CA1631|IPF19582 Candida albicans IPF19582) codes for MASVDQSYNNPRNRKKVLSLVEIAINKCIQHVAKLEDVGATPFHLLVPVLRRMNAKQLGQIEELSPQITPDSDELWTNLVSKEFPDRPILANSIRTSKVKSKRANLVAPAGRTLMFCNMPMKSLYFQYSDERESFRQDSAERLRKITQRLKKEKSANSIVPVPELLRDPTVRRRRFEGGSGYNRSEASYGPKNSILNKARKETRNRSLMFPNYAQKVKKYDPYEAFKYKDTPSVQPGPPISHSLHQPRQQPRFPKSQQSAQPSTHPAAPRYAPRFNHDRAEISPQLGRPPTIFNGQPIQHSTNMPRPIEPVPKFVSAANSNSSSPKPASPPSHSSLSEPHSPPTSISSSSSPSPRAVSEAIRKRKAEPSIFLTGNRNKRPMRVPRAQMKGSAPSNDSNTQPPNKKITLIKSSIFN; via the coding sequence atggCATCAGTGGATCAAAGTTATAATAATCCcagaaatagaaaaaaaGTCTTATCTTTAGTTGAGATAGCTATCAACAAATGTATCCAGCATGTGGCGAAATTAGAAGATGTGGGGGCCACACCATTCCACCTCTTGGTACCAGTATTACGGAGGATGAATGCGAAGCAGTTGGGGCAAATTGAAGAGTTGAGTCCGCAGATCACGCCCGATTCCGATGAGTTGTGGACCAATTTAGTGAGCAAAGAGTTTCCAGATAGGCCAATTTTGGCTAACAGCATAAGGACGAGTAAGGTGAAGAGTAAGAGGGCGAATTTGGTGGCTCCAGCGGGACGGACGCTTATGTTTTGCAATATGCCCATGAAGAGTCTTTACTTCCAATACAGCGATGAGCGCGAGTCGTTCAGACAAGACTCAGCAGAACGGTTACGAAAAATCACCCAGAGGttgaaaaaagaaaagTCGGCGAATTCGATTGTGCCCGTGCCCGAGTTGTTGCGAGACCCTACGGTTCGCCGGCGAAGGTTTGAGGGTGGGTCAGGATACAATCGGTCAGAGGCCTCGTACGGGCCCAAAAACTCGATTCTCAATAAAGCCAGAAAGGAGACTCGAAATAGGTCGTTGATGTTTCCGAACTACGCGCAGAAAGTGAAGAAATATGACCCCTACGAAGCATTCAAATATAAGGACACGCCTAGTGTTCAGCCCGGTCCTCCTATATCGCATTCTCTCCACCAGCCAAGACAACAACCAAGGTTTCCAAAGAGCCAGCAATCAGCACAGCCATCTACACATCCAGCTGCTCCAAGATATGCCCCAAGATTCAACCATGATCGGGCAGAAATATCACCACAGTTGGGCCGTCCTCCAACCATATTTAATGGACAACCCATTCAGCATAGCACTAATATGCCTAGGCCGATCGAACCGGTGCCTAAATTTGTGCTGGCAGCGAACTCTAACTCGTCTAGCCCCAAACCTGCATCCCCACCACTGCATTCATCATTGTCAGAACCTCACAGTCCTCCCACATCAATttcgtcgtcgtcgtcgcCTCTGCCACGAGCAGTTTCAGAAGCAATAAGAAAGCGAAAGGCAGAGCCGTCGATTTTCCTTACTGGGAATAGAAATAAGAGACCAATGAGGGTACCGAGGGCACAAATGAAAGGGCTGGCCCCATCTAACGACTCGAATACACAACCCCCAAATAAAAAGATCACTTTGATCAAGTCATCGATATTTAATTAG
- a CDS encoding DEHA2A09636p (similar to uniprot|P38786 Saccharomyces cerevisiae YHR062C RPP1 Subunit of both RNase MRP): MLFDLNVPWPSNNYAATPTSQQITTLLNTITTLGTLGYTHIAINFTLSENVRFPSNQQDINPIQIKMIKDYFKDNFPRLKLFTRLTLVINDPSQCQGLSKVQNSFDLIAVQPTSEKGLQLATTNLDIDVISFNMASKLPFFLKHKTIGSALEKGIRFEICYSPMISGPAGYSIQTANDNMSLSKTALLVRKYFFSNVLQLIRASRSKGLIVSSGATQPLQVRNSSDILILLKTVGLDNSRAKSCVTDNPEKVLVNGRLKIKSYKQTIVVGNDNDKSDILYNNDEEDNVKKTDSAGYKKKLSDSSGGSLLKKQRVK; this comes from the coding sequence ATgttatttgatttgaatGTGCCGTGGCCTAGTAATAACTACGCCGCCACTCCGACTTCCCAACAAATCACAACTCTCCTTAATACAATTACTACCTTAGGTACCTTGGGTTATACGCACATCGCTATAAATTTTACATTAAGTGAAAATGTTAGGTTCCCTAGTAATCAACAAGATATAAACCCAAtccaaataaaaatgataaaagATTACTTTAAGGACAATTTTCCAAGGCTTAAATTGTTCACAAGGTTAACATTAGTGATCAACGATCCATCGCAATGTCAAGGACTCTCGAAAGTGCAGAATTCGTTTGACTTGATAGCAGTGCAACCAACAAGTGAAAAGGGCTTACAGTTAGCGACGACAAACCTCGATATTGATGTAATCTCCTTTAATATGGCTAGCAAATTGCCATTTTTTTTGAAGCATAAGACGATTGGAAGTGCGTTGGAAAAAGGTATAAGGTTTGAAATCTGCTATTCGCCTATGATTTCGGGGCCGGCAGGATATTCGATTCAAACGGCAAACGACAATATGAGTTTGTCTAAGACGGCCTTATTGGTTAGAAAGTACTTTTTCAGCAATGTTTTGCAATTAATTAGAGCATCAAGATCAAAGGGTTTGATCGTTTCCAGTGGTGCGACACAACCATTGCAGGTACGTAATCTGTCTGATATATTAATCTTATTAAAGACCGTCGGCTTGGACAATAGCAGGGCTAAAAGCTGTGTTACTGACAATCCCGAAAAAGTTTTGGTCAATGGAAGATTGAAGATCAAGTCATATAAGCAAACTATTGTAGTCGGAAACGATAATGACAAAAGTGatattttgtataataaCGATGAGGAGGACAATGTTAAGAAAACAGATAGTGCAGGatacaagaagaaattgagCGATAGCTCTGGCGGCAGCTTGCTAAAGAAACAAAGGGTCAAATAG
- a CDS encoding DEHA2A09658p (similar to uniprot|P53899 Saccharomyces cerevisiae YNL155W), with protein sequence MSQAGVNKNLFVNETKTHPDQGIMNIGKQCHKCQQVDFLPFHCEYCNFTYCSKHRNLESHQCPAKPQEKTRANQQYDATAASLFPDREKDKLKLENSINNATPKATNILGRNGAQGTVLAKFSKFLRLQKNKKKSDNKVMGIFKKKSVPQARSKVAEMAILRREAKGDTKVGDTDKIYLWCLYINPKQVSENAEEDIFSNIDVDMEKKAVWVSKQWSVGRALDSIADNLNIVNINNRTRESDERLCICKVNDDDSPAMVETADRCSKALKNADVIYLVRGSI encoded by the coding sequence ATGTCACAGGCGGGTGTTAATAAGAATCTATTCGTCAATGAGACAAAAACTCATCCTGATCAAGGTATAATGAACATAGGTAAACAATGCCATAAATGTCAACAAGTTGATTTTCTCCCATTTCATTGTGAATATTGCAACTTTACATACTGCTCGAAGCATCGAAACTTGGAATCCCATCAATGTCCAGCAAAACCACAAGAAAAAACTAGGGCCAACCAACAATACGATGCAACAGCTGCATCTTTATTTCCAGATAGAgaaaaagataaattaAAACTAGAGAATTCGATAAATAATGCCACGCCCAAGGCAACCAATATTCTTGGTCGTAACGGGGCCCAAGGAACGGTGCTTGCCAAGTTTTCCAAATTCTTGAGGCTAcaaaagaacaagaaaaagagcGATAATAAGGTGATGGggatattcaagaagaagagcgTGCCGCAGGCTCGTAGTAAAGTTGCTGAGATGGCAATACTCCGTCGGGAAGCCAAGGGAGACACCAAGGTAGGTGATACCGACAAGATCTATCTCTGGTGTCTATACATCAACCCCAAACAGGTGTCAGAAAATGCAGAAGAGGAcatattttccaatatcGACGTTGACATGGAGAAAAAAGCAGTCTGGGTCTCGAAACAGTGGTCGGTGGGTAGGGCCTTGGACTCGATAGCCGATAATTTGAACATCGTCAACATCAATAACCGTACGCGTGAGTCGGATGAGAGACTCTGCATTTGTAAAGTCAACGACGACGACCTGCCGGCAATGGTCGAGACTGCCGATAGATGCTCTAAAGCACTCAAAAACGCCGATGTCATCTATTTAGTCAGAGGCAGTATATAG
- a CDS encoding DEHA2A09680p (similar to uniprot|P23292 Saccharomyces cerevisiae YNL154C YCK2 membrane-bound casein kinase I or uniprot|P23291 Saccharomyces cerevisiae YHR135C YCK1 membrane-bound casein kinase I), translating into MSNRAQLSNPAALAAAAASHNPSSSNSSNNSVVGLHYKIGKKIGEGSFGVIFEGTNIINGVAVAIKFEPRKTEAPQLRDEYRTYKHLQGSEGIPSAYYFGQEGLHNILVIDLLGPSLEDLFDWCGRRFSVKTVAQIAIQMLSLIEEVHRHDLIYRDIKPDNFLIGRQGLVDENHVHLVDFGMAKQYRDPRTKQHIPYREKKSLSGTARYMSINTHLGREQSRRDDLEALGHVFFYFLRGQLPWQGLKAPTNKQKYEKIGDKKRTTPALQLCDGLPRQFAEYLDSVRSLAFDAEPAYEEYRMLFLSILDDLGQACDEDFDWLHLNNGKGWDSSINKKPNLHGYGHPNPPNERDRRHRDQRRSRQHHASHHPQAPASQQAQPPSTQMTTAQLHQQKLQHLVNRPLPPIKQESQTGMNANAMDESALKAPQSKNYENTAANRQNQYDQQQMVDDNEETKGFWSKLCCH; encoded by the coding sequence ATGTCTAACCGTGCACAATTGTCGAATCCGGCGGCGTTAGCGGCTGCTGCCGCATCACATAACCCATCGAGCTCGAATTCGAGTAACAACTCGGTGGTTGGGTTACACTACAAGATAGGAAAGAAGATTGGGGAGGGGTCGTTTGGAGTTATATTTGAAGGTACGAATATAATAAACGGGGTTGCGGTAGCCATCAAATTTGAGCCTAGAAAGACGGAGGCACCCCAGTTGAGAGACGAGTATCGCACTTACAAGCACTTGCAAGGGAGCGAAGGTATTCCAAGTGCTTATTACTTTGGTCAAGAAGGTTTGCATAATATTTTAGTTATTGACTTGTTAGGGCCCTCATTGGAAGACTTGTTTGACTGGTGTGGCAGGAGGTTCTCGGTCAAGACCGTGGCGCAGATTGCGATCCAGATGTTGAGTTTGATTGAAGAAGTCCATCGCCATGATCTTATCTACAGAGACATCAAGCCGGATAACTTTTTGATTGGACGCCAAGGTTTGGTTGACGAGAACCATGTCCATTTAGTCGATTTTGGTATGGCCAAGCAATATAGAGATCCTAGAACTAAACAGCATATTCCTTATAGAGAGAAGAAATCGTTAAGTGGTACCGCTCGTTACATGTCTATCAACACTCATCTTGGGAGAGAACAACTGAGAAGAGATGATTTAGAAGCGTTGGGCCATGTattcttctatttcttgAGAGGCCAATTGCCATGGCAAGGGTTAAAGGCACCAACTAACAAGCAAAAATACGAGAAGATTGGTGACAAAAAACGTACTACTCCGGCACTCCAGTTGTGTGACGGCTTACCAAGACAATTTGCTGAATACTTGGACTCGGTACGTAGTTTAGCGTTCGATGCAGAGCCAGCGTATGAAGAATACAGAATGCTATTCTTATCCATATTAGACGACTTAGGACAAGCATGCGATGAAGACTTTGATTGGTTGCATCTTAACAACGGCAAAGGATGGGATTCTAGCATTAATAAGAAGCCAAACTTACATGGTTACGGACATCCAAACCCACCAAACGAAAGAGACAGACGTCATCGTGatcaaagaagaagtagaCAACATCACGCTTCTCATCACCCACAGGCGCCAGCATCACAACAAGCGCAACCTCCTTCGACTCAAATGACTACAGCTCAATTACATCAACAAAAGTTACAACATTTGGTTAACAGACCATTACCACCAATTAAGCAAGAATCACAAACGGGCATGAATGCAAATGCTATGGACGAATCTGCACTTAAGGCACCTCAATCTAAGAATTACGAGAACACTGCAGCAAACAGACAAAACCAATACGACCAGCAACAAATggttgatgataatgaagagacTAAAGGATTTTGGTCTAAATTATGCTGCCATTAA